A window of Trichoderma atroviride chromosome 3, complete sequence contains these coding sequences:
- a CDS encoding uncharacterized protein (EggNog:ENOG41) yields MEDFSKYQDVFGQLMFLKTYTQIVFGFPTPEPVSDEAITADLEAAAKTLTDAFPWLSGHVIREGAAPGKTGLAKIVPYAPGTRLTPVVAKDCRKLCPSLQTIVDAGAPMSMLDGEILSSREGIPVGYDESIEPAPVLLIQANFIEGGVLVTFAGQHNIVDMNGLAQLIRLFAKACRGESFTQLELEQGNRDRRNVIRLLAPDEPKTDIAPFRVQGDHPEPDVPSKWVYFHFPGSSLAELKSVASMPGSWVSTDDALSALVCQRITAARIQRLGSGQPGATATFCRAINSRRYVETRVPPEYMGHMVYCIDRKLPLDDAAGAMDLSVLAGKFRDDLKNLQPVAIHSFVTALSETEDKGSLVYGATLDASKYDVMFSSWAGQGLYQQSFGKLGNPLIAKRHRFKPMEGLIYFMPRTDAGDIDVAVCLREEDIDRLRVDEVLTKYGRYIG; encoded by the coding sequence ATGGAGGACTTTTCCAAATACCAGGATGTCTTTGGGCAACTCATGTTTCTCAAAACTTACACCCAAATCGTCTTCGGCTTTCCCACGCCAGAGCCGGTATCCGACGAAGCCATTACAGCAGACCTTGAAGCAGCGGCAAAGACGCTCACAGATGCATTCCCTTGGCTCTCGGGGCACGTTATCCGCGAAGGAGCCGCTCCAGGCAAAACCGGCCTCGCAAAAATCGTTCCATATGCTCCAGGGACTCGCCTCACTCCTGTGGTGGCCAAGGACTGTCGCAAGCTTTGTCCGTCGCTTCAGACAATCGTGGACGCAGGTGCGCCAATGTCGATGCTTGATGGCGAAATCTTGTCTTCGCGAGAGGGAATTCCCGTCGGGTACGATGAATCAATCGAGCCGGCTCCGGTGCTGCTCATCCAAGCCAACTTCATTGAAGGTGGTGTACTCGTCACATTCGCCGGCCAGCACAATATTGTCGACATGAACGGTCTAGCTCAGCTGATTCGGCTGTTCGCAAAGGCCTGCCGGGGCGAGTCATTTACGCAGCTTGAACTCGAGCAGGGAAATCGGGATCGTAGGAACGTCATTCGACTTTTGGCCCCAGATGAGCCAAAAACCGACATTGCTCCCTTTCGCGTTCAGGGTGACCATCCGGAGCCAGATGTGCCTTCGAAGTGGGTGTACTTTCACTTCCCTGGTTCGAGTCTAGCAGAACTCAAGAGTGTTGCTTCCATGCCAGGCTCCTGGGTCTCGACTGACGATGCTCTGTCTGCGCTGGTGTGTCAAAGGATCACGGCTGCGCGAATTCAGCGTCTTGGATCTGGTCAGCCTGGAGCAACTGCGACTTTCTGCCGCGCCATTAATTCGCGGCGCTACGTAGAGACGCGAGTCCCTCCAGAGTACATGGGTCACATGGTGTACTGCATCGACCGAAAATTACCActggatgatgctgcgggCGCCATGGATCTCTCAGTCCTCGCTGGAAAGTTCCGTGATGATCTTAAAAATCTGCAGCCCGTTGCAATCCACAGCTTTGTGACAGCATTATCAGAGACTGAAGACAAAGGTTCCCTGGTGTACGGAGCGACGCTGGATGCTTCCAAGTACGATGTCATGTTTTCAAGCTGGGCTGGACAGGGGCTATACCAGCAATCCTTTGGAAAGCTGGGGAACCCGCTAATAGCGAAAAGACACAGGTTCAAGCCCATGGAAGGTCTTATATACTTCATGCCTAGGACGGACGCTGGAGATATTGATGTGGCTGTATGCTTAAGAGAGGAGGATATTGATCGCTTAAGGGTGGATGAGGTCTTGACAAAATACGGAAGGTATATTGGCTGA